One Mangifera indica cultivar Alphonso chromosome 4, CATAS_Mindica_2.1, whole genome shotgun sequence genomic region harbors:
- the LOC123213791 gene encoding 2-hydroxyisoflavanone dehydratase-like: MSSIDSQVAKELRFFRVYKDGRIELFRPHWDKIPPCDDPITGVRSKDVTISSDPPVSARIFIPKLTSPTHKFPLLLYIHGGGFCMLSPFSPQYHNFCSTVSAQAGVIVVSVEYGLFPTRPIPACYDDSWAALQWVASHVSGNGPEPWLNHHADFSKLHIGGDSAGGNISHTLAFRVGSIGLTGVKVDGVILVHPYFGGTEDDETWLFMNPTNGGLQDPRLKPPADDLNKLGCERVLIFVAEKDHLYTPGKEYYEELKKSGWGGKVELVENHGEEHCFHLHGPKYEKAVELTNKFVSFIKQA, encoded by the coding sequence ATGTCATCAATCGACTCCCAAGTTGCCAAAGAGCTTCGCTTCTTCCGAGTTTACAAGGACGGACGCATCGAGTTGTTCCGTCCACACTGGGACAAGATCCCACCCTGCGATGACCCCATCACCGGAGTCCGTTCCAAAGACGTTACCATCTCCTCCGACCCTCCCGTATCCGCCCGTATTTTTATCCCTAAACTCACAAGCCCCACGCACAAGTTTCCTCTCTTACTCTACATCCACGGCGGTGGCTTCTGCATGCTCTCTCCCTTTTCTCCACAATACCACAACTTCTGTAGCACCGTTTCAGCACAAGCAGGCGTCATAGTCGTCTCCGTCGAGTACGGACTCTTCCCGACCCGACCTATTCCCGCTTGTTACGATGACTCATGGGCCGCACTCCAGTGGGTGGCGTCTCACGTCAGTGGAAATGGACCTGAGCCTTGGTTGAACCATCATGCCGATTTCAGCAAACTTCATATCGGAGGAGACAGTGCAGGAGGGAATATCTCGCATACTTTGGCGTTCCGGGTGGGGTCAATTGGGTTAACGGGTGTGAAAGTAGATGGTGTGATTTTAGTTCATCCGTATTTTGGTGGGACGGAAGATGATGAAACGTGGTTGTTTATGAATCCAACCAACGGTGGGTTGCAGGATCCTCGGCTGAAACCGCCGGCGGATGATCTGAATAAGCTTGGGTGTGAAAGAGTACTGATATTCGTGGCTGAGAAAGATCATTTGTATACTCCGGGAAAAGAATACTATGAAGAATTGAAGAAAAGTGGATGGGGAGGGAAAGTTGAGTTGGTTGAAAATCATGGGGAAGAACATTGCTTCCATTTGCACGGTCCCAAATACGAAAAAGCTGTGGAGTTAACCAACAAGTTTGTTTCATTTATCAAACAAGCTTAG